One Paramisgurnus dabryanus chromosome 10, PD_genome_1.1, whole genome shotgun sequence genomic region harbors:
- the LOC135779649 gene encoding AP-4 complex accessory subunit RUSC2 — translation MDVSPKSRETLVACQISQGQGQSVRWPLYNSLQTSKPRPPSLNLIHSISLPERGNLPQEARENCSIYHTCKSRSIETTDKKGSADTSRYESSLMLQHFPVFSENVLLTSHQRKTEPSHRKVTPRWQNLFIPESEVNEDEEDEDCDGDSLRKYHEGSSLQLQGFNLAQSRNTGSSTECIAGSSSFSQKIFNYKTTPFSTSKDNKEQEKEFDTVCENCMDSKRTPVTFMDCDEQDWADEEDYSKHTLEEPDNCWYQTDNLMNCESLTENPADYITDSSCNSSDGVLVNFSAIYNKTNNAVPSTPLNLDSPDRGSGKVLQDGSNPMLSWSPHSVDPNSNIYSLDCDGFSSMEFSDLALCQGRLACSTQNYYKLVTCDLSSHSSPSPPWSSLTSSSETHSQGICSPPSEYFLFGQSKEEEKENPKVTQSEHQGDIGGIERICRRDGSRDHFKGSKDRLEHTKTHHSDTRVSEHLTTSQSQSWIGSQKYTKQWSLQNSCPSHVDTNLSSPRSRQHATSFAEIARCKKGNGQLLNMKKSVEGSLGSFSCNLSAVQKKNISDQKDMSFNPQNNTITVISPSTDSSKQSNPEDECASSPDVVRYTKAQRPTSLPIQPFVLQAPSGKQQSKTLGSLLNQYISLKYSRPGPLKAIYKSKGHTNQHSPPRNYSTIHLEPTPSSDTCSTCTSSPVLPYSRPQYFHPCTLFGRMHQNVDLMNRSPDQTEGSPKACTEKQVYSLSFTSTKQDANCPPEQVYPKNASYPSQHGSSTSITSVTSLTSIPCLNSLPRNRRRSLWPFKASSQEFTNAGLSKICHYFGPIKPPSVKEEHQHGDSLSRTDRPPEEFCLSPDAPLERLSAELLHKKSMLKALSSAVDLITAHFNSSQESEEKIRLGNSSLCTSILQLVFKHLCPTIQNILQDGLKAYKLDFIIGQRRNKLWNVIEATARSGSPSRMPDSLVSVVKKCSQLSSHSIKLYVFIMDLLNFRALVFWIHHLYGCVDIVKDFYHQWGFLALAQGPMYRPLFQELLLVLQPLSLLPFDLSLTCETQNKKNKQNQPRRLLTQSAKILQMSSIQKNHNSPIGRSDVLSNKLTSGYWLNQTPTSEYEPANCCSDSTHEKEDKEIQGMEKSEMIGSTQKSEEDNPSLRWARLFGSVGGTQVEPKQAQKNMSGNLRSRRPSEWLKIGASKVGLQS, via the exons ATGGATGTCTCCCCAAAATCAAGAGAAACTCTGGTTGCGTGTCAAATCTCACAAGGTCAGGGCCAGTCTGTTCGCTGGCCCCTATATAACTCTTTACAGACATCCAAACCCAGGCCACCATCTCTGAATTTAATCCACAGTATATCTCTACCTGAGAGGGGAAATTTACCCCAAGAAGCACGTGAAAATTGCAGTATTTATCATACTTGCAAGTCAAGATCTATAGAAACAACAGACAAAAAAGGGTCTGCAGATACCAGTAGGTATGAGTCGTCCTTAATGCTCCAACACTTCCCTGTTTTTTCTGAGAATGTTTTATTAACTAGTCATCAAAGAAAAACAGAGCCATCACACCGCAAAGTAACCCCCAGATGGCAAAACCTCTTCATCCCTGAATCAGAGGTGAATGAGGATGAGGAAGATGAAGACTGTGATGGAGACAGCTTGCGCAAGTACCATGAAGGATCATCCCTACAACTACAAGGTTTTAATTTGGCTCAAAGTAGAAACACAGGGAGCTCCACTGAATGCATAGCTGGCAGTTCTTCATTTAGCCAGAAGATTTTTAACTATAAAACAACCCCTTTCAGTACATCcaaagacaacaaagaacaggagaAAGAATTTGATACAGTTTGTGAGAACTGCATGGACAGCAAAAGAACCCCTGTAACCTTCATGGATTGTGATGAACAGGATTGGGCTGATGAGGAAGACTACAGCAAGCATACTCTTGAGGAACCTGATAATTGTTGGTATCAAACTGACAACCTCATGAATTGTGAATCCTTAACTGAAAACCCAGCAGACTATATCACAGACTCTTCCTGTAACAGCTCCGATGGAGTATTGGTCAACTTTAGTGCCATCTACAACAAAACCAACAACGCTGTTCCATCAACTCCACTTAACCTAGATAGTCCTGATCGTGGGTCAGGAAAAGTATTACAAGATGGTTCAAACCCTATGCTTAGCTGGTCACCCCACAGTGTTGATCCAAACAGCAACATCTATTCACTTGACTGTGATGGCTTTTCATCAATGGAATTTTCTGACCTTGCTTTGTGTCAAGGACGGCTGGCTTGTTCCACTCAGAACTACTATAAACTGGTAACATGTGACTTATCATCCCATTCTTCACCCAGCCCACCTTGGTCCTCTTTGACAAGTTCCTCTGAAACTCATAGCCAGGGAATCTGTTCTCCACCCTCTGAATATTTCCTCTTTGGACAGTCGAAGGAAGAGGAAAAGGAAAATCCAAAGGTTACCCAAAGTGAACACCAG GGTGATATTGGGGGCATTGAAAGGATCTGCAGAAGAGATGGCAGCAGGGACCATTTTAAAGGCTCAAAAGACAGATTGGaacatacaaaaacacatcacTCGGATACAAGAGTCTCAGAACATCTCACAACTTCTCAATCTCAAAGCTGGATTGGCAGTCAGAAATACACAAAGCAGTGGTCCCTACAAAACAGCTGTCCCAGTCATGTAGACACAAACTTATCTTCACCTCGATCCAGGCAGCATGCCACCTCATTTGCAGAAATTGCTCGATGTAAGAAGGGAAATGGACAATTATTAAATATGAAGAAAAGCGTAGAGGGTTCACTGGGCTCATTCTCTTGTAACCTCTCTGCTGTCCAAAAAAAGAATATTTCCGATCAGAAAGACATGTCGTTTAACCCCCAAAATAACACAATCACAGTAATCTCCCCAAGTACTGACAGCAGTAAGCAGTCCAATCCAGAAG aTGAATGTGCCTCATCCCCAGATGTTGTGCGATACACAAAAGCACAAAGGCCCACTTCTCTCCCAATCCAGCCTTTCGTACTTCAAGCACCCTCAGGAAAACAACAGAGCAAGACACTTGGATCCCTTCTTAATCAGTACATCAGTCTCAAGTACAGCAGGCCAGGGCCATTGAAAGCTATCTACAAAAGCAAGGGACATACAAATCAACACTCACCTCCTCGAAATTACTCCACCATCCACCTGGAGCCAACCCCCAGTTCAGACACTTGTTCCACCTGTACATCAAGTCCTGTTTTACCTTACAGTCGCCCTCAGTATTTCCACCCCTGCACATTGTTTGGACGCATGCACCAAAATGTAGATTTGATGAACAGAAGCCCAGACCAAACAGAGGGTAGTCCAAAGGCTTGCACTGAAAAACAAGTTTATTCACTGTCCTTTACGTCCACAAAGCAGGATGCAAATTGTCCTCCAGAGCAAGTGTATCCAAAGAATGCATCATACCCTTCTCAACATGGATCTTCTACTTCAATCACATCAGTGACCTCTTTGACCTCCATCCCCTGCCTCAACTCTTTACCCAGAAATAGACGAAGATCCCTGTGGCCTTTTAAAGCTTCATCCCAGGAGTTCACCAATGCAGGACTCAGCAAAATCTGCCATTACTTTGGACCAATAAAGCCACCCA GTGTTAAAGAGGAACATCAACATGGTGACTCACTCTCTAGGACTGATAGACCACCTGAGGAGTTCTGCCTTTCTCCAGATGCCCCTTTAGAACGTTTATCAGCTGAATTACTGCACAAGAAAA GTATGTTGAAAGCTCTTAGTTCGGCAGTGGATCTAAtaacagcacatttcaactcgAGCCAAGAATCAGAAGAAAAG ATCAGACTTGGAAATAGTTCCCTGTGCACCAGCATCTTGCAACTTGTCTTTAAACACCTCTGCCCCACAATCCAGAACATCCTTCAAGATGGTCTAAAAGCCTATAAGTTGGATTTCATTATTGGACAGCGACGCAACAAACTATGGAATGTCATAGAGGCCACGGCACGATCAG GCTCTCCTTCCCGAATGCCTGACAGCTTGGTATCTGTGGTAAAGAAATGTTCCCAATTATCAAGTCACAGCATAAAGCTCTATGTCTTCATTATGGATCTGCTAAA TTTCCGTGCTTTAGTATTCTGGATTCATCATTTGTACGGTTGTGTAG ACATTGTCAAGGACTTTTATCATCAATGGGGTTTCCTGGCTCTGGCCCAGGGTCCAATGTATAGACCACTGTTCCAGGAGCTGCTCCTTGTGCTCCAACCACTCTCCCTGCTACCATTTGACCTCAGTCTAACTTGTGAAActcaaaataagaaaaataagcAAAACCAGCCTCGTAGGCTTCTCACCCAGTCAGCTAAGATCCTTCAGATGAGCTCTATCCAGAAGAACCACAACAGTCCTATAGGTCGAAGTGATGTCTTGAGTAATAAGTTAACAAGTGGGTATTGGCTCAACCAGACACCCACTTCAGAGTATGAACCGGCGAACTGCTGTTCAGACAGCACACATGAAAAGGAAGATAAAGAAATCCAAGGAATGGAAAAGAGTGAGATGATAGGATCTACACAGAAGTCTGAAGAAGACAACCCATCATTGCGTTGGGCCAGGCTCTTTGGTTCTGTAGGTGGAACACAAGTTGAGCCAAAACAGGCACAAAAGAACATGAGTGGAAATCTGAGAAGCAG GCGACCCTCAGAATGGTTAAAGATCGGAGCATCAAAGGTGGGCTTGCAAAGTTAG
- the atp8b5b gene encoding phospholipid-transporting ATPase ID produces MGSLLSMCGLNKKKITEEERQLRANDREFNLSFKYANNAIKTSKYNIFTFLPLNLFEQFQRLANAYFVFLLMLQLIPQISSLSWFTTVVPLLLVLSITLAKDLSDDITRHKNDKQVNNREVEVLINGQLKKEKWMNVQVGDIIKLENNEFVTADLLLLSSSEPLNLVYIETAELDGETNLKVKQALTITGDLGNDIQRLAAFNGEVHCEPPNNRLDKFTGTLTVAGDTLALDNERILLRGCTLRNTNWCFGLVVFGGPDTKLMQNSGKSVFKRTSIDRLMNVLVMCIFGFLAFMCAILSIGNGIWEYQEGNSFIAFLPRADGANASLSAFLTFWSYVIILNTVVPISLYVSVEILRLGNSYFIDWDRKMYHVKSDTPAQARTTTLNEELGQIKYIFSDKTGTLTQNIMTFNRCSINGKSYGEVVDFAGQRVEITEKTEKVDFSWNPLADPKFCFHDHQLVEAVKLGSPEVRAFFRLLALCHTVMPEEKTEGELFYQAQSPDEGALVTAARNFGFVFRSRTPETISVVEMGVPTTYKLLAVLDFNNVRKRMSVIVRNPEGRLTLYCKGADTIIFERLHPSCSKITEVTTEHLNEYAGEGLRTLALAYKDLDEDMFAEWKQRHHVASTAMEDREEKLDAIYEEIEKDLLLLGASAVEDKLQDGVPQTIEQLAKADIKIWVLTGDKQETAENIGYSCNMLREEMTEIFIVASNTAEEVRQELVNARKKMSPGSEDEPPIVKSRFLGKKSQEVEDEKVNGEYGLVINGHSLAHALHKDMRLELLRTACMCQTVICCRVTPLQKAQVVELVKKHKKAVTLAIGDGANDVSMIKTAHIGVGISGQEGMQAVLSSDFSFAQFRYLQRLLLVHGRWSYLRMCKFLRYFFYKNFTFTFVHFWYAFFCGFSAQTVYDEWFITLYNLVYTALPVLALSLFDQDVNDRWSFQYPQLYSPGQLNQYFSKMAFVRILMHSCYSSLILFFIPWAAIQDQVRDDGKEIADYQSFALLAQTCLLAAVSVQLGLDTSYWTAVNQFFLWGSLSMYFAVTFTMYSNGMYLIFTSSFPFIGTARNSLNQPNAWLTILLTTILCSLPVVAQRFLYIQLKPTINDKVRHKVRQSKAMPLPPPRRFPRRRVSTRRSGYAFSHAHGYGDLVTSGRFLRLPIKTRSTIFPGSNSPVADSTPQTYRTIFEDRQSS; encoded by the exons ATGGGCTCTTTGCTGTCTATGTGCGgtttaaacaagaaaaaaataactGAAG aggAGAGGCAATTGAGAGCTAATGACAGGGAGTTTAATCTCTCATTTAAATATGCT AACAATGCCATCAAGACGTCCAAATACAACATCTTTACGTTTCTCCCTCTTAACCTATTTGAGCAGTTTCAGAGGCTGGCAAATGCATACTTTGTCTTTCTCCTGATGTTACAG TTGATCCCACAGATCTCATCTCTGTCCTGGTTCACTACTGTAGTTCCTCTGCTGCTGGTGCTCTCTATAACTTTAGCTAAAGACCTCTCAGATGACATT ACTCGACACAAGAATGATAAACAAGTCAACAATCGAGAAGTGGAAGTGCTCATTAATGGACA GCTGAAGAAAGAGAAATGGATGAATGTTCAAGTAGGTGACATCATCAAGCTGGAAAACAATGAGTTTGTTACA GCTGATCTGCTGCTGCTGTCTAGTAGTGAACCTCTGAATCTTGTCTACATTGAGACGGCTGAGCTGGATGG GGAAACTAACCTGAAGGTGAAACAGGCTCTGACAATTACAGGAGACCTGGGCAATGACATCCAGAGACTAGCAGCTTTCAATG GTGAGGTGCATTGTGAGCCTCCAAACAATCGTCTGGATAAATTTACAGGAACTCTGACGGTCGCTGGAGATACGCTTGCTTTAGATAATGAGAGGATTCTGCTCAGAGGATGTACCCTCAGAAACACAAACTGGTGCTTTGGGCTGGTAGTGTTTGGAG GTCCGGACACAAAGCTGATGCAAAACTCTGGCAAGTCCGTTTTCAAGAGAACCAGCATTGATCGTCTCATGAATGTTCTGGTGATGTGT ATCTTCGGTTTTCTGGCCTTCATGTGTGCCATCTTGTCCATTGGTAACGGGATTTGGGAATACCAGGAAGGGAATTCTTTCATTGCCTTTCTTCCTCGGGCTGATGGAGCGAATGCGTCCCTCTCTGCTTTTTTGACTTTCTGGTCTTATGTTATCATCCTCAACACTGTAGTGCCAATTTCTCTCTATGTCAG CGTGGAAATCCTTCGTTTGGGAAACAGCTATTTCATTGACTGGGATCGAAAAATGTACCACGTAAAGAGTGACACACCAGCCCAGGCCAGGACGACCACTCTCAATGAAGAGTTGGGCCAGATCAAATATATCTTCTCTGATAAGACAGGAACATTGACCCAGAACATCATGACCTTTAACAGGTGCTCCATCAATGGGAAGTCATACG GTGAGGTTGTGGACTTTGCCGGGCAGAGGGTTGAGATCACTGAG AAGACAGAAAAAGTAGACTTTTCCTGGAACCCGCTGGCAGATCCGAAGTTTTGTTTCCATGACCATCAGCTGGTGGAAGCAGTGAAGTTGGGCTCTCCAGAGGTGCGGGCCTTTTTTCGTCTGCTGGCCCTCTGTCATACTGTCATGCCTGAGGAAAAAACAGAAG GGGAGCTATTTTATCAGGCTCAGTCTCCAGACGAGGGCGCTCTGGTCACCGCAGCCAGGAATTTTGGCTTTGTATTTCGCTCCCGTACACCAGAGACAATCTCAGTTGTTGAAATGGGAGTCCCAACCACCTATAAGCTACTGGCAGTGCTGGACTTCAATAATGTCCGCAAGAGAATGTCTGTTATCG TTCGTAATCCAGAAGGCAGACTAACTCTGTATTGTAAGGGAGCCGACACGATCATCTTCGAGAGGCTGCATCCATCCTGCTCTAAAATCACAGAGGTCACCACAGAACATCTTAAT GAATATGCTGGAGAAGGTTTGAGAACATTAGCTCTGGCTTATAAAGACCTGGATGAAGACATGTTTGCTGAATGGAAACAGCGACACCATGTGGCCAGCACTGCAATGGAGGATCGTGAGGAAAAACTGGACGCCATTTATGAAGAGATTGAGAAGGATCTGCTG CTCCTTGGTGCTTCTGCAGTTGAAGATAAACTTCAAGATGGAGTGCCTCAGACCATTGAGCAACTCGCCAAAGCTGACATCAAAATCTGGGTTTTGACGGGTGACAAACAGG AGACGGCTGAGAACATTGGTTATTCATGTAATATGCTCAGAGAAGAGATGACGGAGATCTTCATAGTGGCTTCCAACACAGCAGAGGAAGTGCGTCAGGAGCTTGT GAATGCCAGGAAAAAGATGTCTCCGGGATCAGAAGATGAGCCACCCATTGTGAAGAGCAGATTTCTTGGAAAGAAATCTCAGGAGGTGGAGGATGAGAAGGTCAATGGCGAGTACGGACTTGTAATAAATGGTCACAGTCTG GCACATGCTCTGCATAAGGATATGCGATTGGAGCTCTTGAGGACTGCGTGCATGTGCCAGACAGTTATCTGTTGTAGGGTCACACCTCTCCAAAAAGCTCAAGTTGTGGAACTAGTCAAAAAGCACAAGAAAGCAGTGACTTTGGCTATCGGTGATGGCGCCAATGACGTCAGTATGATCAAAA CTGCACATATCGGTGTTGGCATTAGTGGTCAGGAGGGCATGCAGGCAGTTCTCTCCAGTGATTTCTCCTTCGCTCAGTTTCGTTATCTCCAGCGACTCCTGCTGGTCCATGGCCGATGGTCCTACCTGCGCATGTGTAAGTTCCTGCGCTACTTCTTCTACAAGAACTTCACCTTCACCTTTGTGCACTTCTGGTACGCCTTCTTCTGCGGCTTCTCGGCACAG ACCGTGTATGATGAGTGGTTCATTACGCTCTACAACCTGGTGTATACAGCTTTACCTGTTCTTGCCCTCAGTCTATTTGATCAA GATGTGAATGATCGCTGGAGTTTCCAGTATCCCCAGTTGTACTCTCCGGGTCAGCTGAACCAATATTTTAGTAAAATGGCCTTCGTGCGGATCCTGATGCACAGCTGCTACAGTTCGCTCATCCTTTTCTTCATCCCCTGGGCAGCCATACAAGACCAGGTCAGAGACGATGGCAAAGAGATCGCGGATTATCAGTCCTTCGCCCTATTGGCACAAACATGCCTGCTTGCAGCAGTCAGTGTGCAG CTGGGTTTAGACACTTCCTATTGGACAGCGGTGAATCAGTTTTTCCTGTGGGGGAGTCTGTCGATGTATTTCGCCGTTACCTTCACCATGTACAGCAACGGCATGTACCTCATCTTTACCTCCTCTTTCCCTTTTATTG GTACGGCGAGAAATTCCCTCAACCAGCCGAACGCGTGGCTGACCATCTTATTGACCACTATATTGTGCTCGCTGCCTGTTGTGGCACAGCGATTCCTCTATATCCAACTTAAACCGACTATCAATGACAAG GTGCGACATAAGGTAAGGCAGTCCAAAGCCATGCCTCTGCCTCCCCCTCGCCGGTTCCCACGCCGACGGGTCAGCACGCGTCGATCCGGTTACGCCTTCTCTCATGCTCATGGTTATGGTGATCTTGTCACATCTGGACGATTCCTGCGTTTACCGATCAAGACCAGGTCGACTATTTTCCCTGGTTCTAACAGCCCTGTGGCTGACAGCACACCCCAGACATATCGAACCATCTTTGAGGACAGACAGAGCTCCTAA